One stretch of Hemibagrus wyckioides isolate EC202008001 linkage group LG01, SWU_Hwy_1.0, whole genome shotgun sequence DNA includes these proteins:
- the LOC131359890 gene encoding acid-sensing ion channel 1C-like, whose amino-acid sequence MGNPEEDEQPRPSDITVFGANCTLHGLSHIFLPGGVTFRRLLWASAFISSLSIFLYQVAGAVMEYYRYPHVTILDEMDSPVMYFPAITLCNYNSFRRSKMQRNDLFWMAGLLGVEQSDFDDFMAALGQPVDEGKFFPSKTFNMLEFVQRTSHNIDEMLLDCKYRGKDCGPENFTTIYTRYGKCYTFNSGLDGNPLLTTLKGGTGNGLEIMLDIQQDEYLPVWGDTDETSYEAGIKVQIHSQNEPPFIDQLGFGVAPGFQTFVSCQQQLLQYLPPPWGDCKSTPMESEFFSTYSITACRIDCETRYLLENCNCRMVHMPGTSTVCTPEQYKDCADPALDFLVEKDNDYCVCQTPCNMTRYGKELSMVKIPSKASAKYLAKKFNKSEQYIGENILVLDIFFEALNYEKIEQKKAYEVAGLLGDIGGQMGLFIGASVLTILEIFDYLYEVFKDKVLGYFLRKGRPRRSASDNLDYSENPTSPGVTPNHTPRAHATRSGVTRTASDSRRTCYLVTRL is encoded by the exons ATGGGCAATCCTGAAGAGGACGAACAGCCTCGGCCATCAGACATCACTGTTTTCGGGGCCAACTGCACCCTTCATGGACTCAGCCACATATTCCTGCCCGGTGGAGTCACCTTCCGGCGTTTGCTCTGGGCATCTGCATTCATCAGCTCGCTCTCCATCTTCCTCTATCAGGTAGCTGGAGCAGTCATGGAGTATTACCGCTATCCTCATGTCACCATCCTGGACGAGATGGACAGCCCAGTCATGTATTTCCCAGCCATCACCCTTTGCAACTACAACAGTTTCCGGCGCTCCAAGATGCAGCGGAATGACCTTTTCTGGATGGCTGGGCTTCTCGGTGTGGAACAGAGCGACTTTGATGACTTCATGGCTGCCCTGGGGCAACCGGTGGATGAGGGCAAGTTTTTTCCCAGCAAGACGTTTAACATGCTGGAGTTTGTGCAGAGGACAAGCCACAATATCGACGAGATGCTCCTGGACTGCAAGTACCGGGGCAAagactgtggaccagagaactTCACTACA ATTTATACAAGATATGGCAAGTGTTACACCTTCAACTCGGGCCTGGATGGGAACCCCTTGCTGACGACGTTAAAAGGCGGCACAGGAAACGGGCTCGAGATAATGCTGGATATTCAGCAAGACGAATACCTGCCAGTGTGGGGGGACACAG ACGAAACATCGTATGAAGCAGGCATCAAAGTCCAGATCCACAGCCAGAATGAACCGCCCTTCATAGACCAGCTGGGATTTGGTGTGGCCCCTGGTTTTCAAACTTTTGTGTCTTGTCAGCAGCAACTG CTTCAGTATCTTCCACCGCCCTGGGGCGACTGCAAATCCACTCCCATGGAATCAGAGTTCTTCTCCACCTACAGCATAACAGCGTGTCGTATCGACTGCGAAACCCGGTATCTGCTGGAGAACTGTAACTGCAGGATGGTACACATGCCAG GCACCTCCACTGTATGCACCCCAGAACAGTATAAGGACTGTGCAGACCCTGCCTTGG ATTTTCTTGTTGAAAAAGACAATGACTACTGTGTGTGCCAGACACCTTGCAACATGACTCGGTATGGCAAGGAGCTTTCCATGGTGAAAATACCCAGCaaagcgtctgccaaatacctGGCCAAGAAGTTCAACAAATCCGAGCAGTACATTGG AGAAAACATATTAGTCCTGGATATCTTTTTTGAGGCCCTGAATTATGAAAAGATTGAGCAGAAGAAGGCATATGAAGTGGCTGGTCTACTTG GTGACATTGGTGGGCAGATGGGGCTGTTTATAGGAGCTAGCGTCCTGACAATACTGgaaatatttgattatttgtaTGAG GTATTCAAGGATAAAGTATTGGGCTACTTTCTACGTAAAGGACGGCCACGTCGGAGTGCAAGTGATAATCTG GACTACTCTGAGAACCCCACCAGCCCTGGTGTCACGCCTAATCATACCCCCAG AGCACATGCGACACGCTCCGGAGTCACTCGGACAGCCTCGGATTCGCGCCGAACGTGCTACCTAGTCACCCGTCTCTAG
- the LOC131359912 gene encoding acid-sensing ion channel 1C-like produces the protein MVTLTATQEPINPRLKSPKGYFPRKSSIMKITLAFVFRTKVHGLRYVFAPDKSKPQRFLWLLAVCVCLSLLFVWSWNRLLYLLSFPAVTKIYMVWANNMTFPAVTLCNQNLFRVSSLTKADLYHSGYWMDIMYANHSVNRQSVAMLKHSRHREKMMRLLDFSDYVPPPRFHLNTTEMIGRLSHQLEDMLLECKFRGESCTHKNFTTVCILSHSSPFFCLSILSMYEI, from the coding sequence ATGGTGACGCTCACAGCAACCCAAGAGCCCATAAATCCCCGGTTAAAATCTCCGAAGGGATATTTTCCAAGAAAATCCAGCATCATGAAGATCACACTTGCGTTCGTGTTCAGGACCAAGGTCCACGGGTTGAGGTACGTTTTTGCTCCGGACAAATCCAAACCTCAGCGCTTCCTCTGGCTCCTGGCCGTCTGCGTCTGCTTGTCGCTTTTATTCGTCTGGTCCTGGAACCGCTTGCTGTATCTTCTGTCCTTCCCCGCCGTCACGAAGATCTACATGGTGTGGGCAAACAACATGACTTTTCCCGCTGTCACGCTATGCAACCAGAACCTCTTTCGTGTGTCTAGCCTCACCAAAGCGGACCTTTACCACAGCGGCTACTGGATGGACATTATGTACGCGAATCACTCGGTGAACAGGCAGAGCGTGGCCATGCTGAAGCACAGCCGCCACAGAGAGAAGATGATGCGGTTGCTGGACTTCTCCGACTATGTCCCACCGCCTCGTTTCCACCTCAACACCACTGAGATGATTGGTAGACTCAGCCACCAGTTAGAGGACATGCTTTTGGAATGCAAGTTCAGGGGAGAAAGCTGCACGCATAAAAACTTTACTACAGTATGTATATTATCACATAGTTCcccttttttctgtctttctatttTGTCTATGTATGaaatttag